A single genomic interval of Hypomesus transpacificus isolate Combined female unplaced genomic scaffold, fHypTra1 scaffold_308, whole genome shotgun sequence harbors:
- the LOC124463804 gene encoding olfactory marker protein-like: MSIHADTDTADSPSKTLEMSFTEDSSLTELMRHRAAFLQRPGQKRQDGERLLLPHEAIYRLDFSTQDLRFSRWHVSLAGQGRVTVSGICQLWTPDLTNLMTRQLLEPVGTFWRNAGDPDDTPLKFLEADIQEFGERIAELAKVRKVMYFLFAFKEGTDASKLSCTVEFEEN, encoded by the exons ATGAGCATTCACGCGGACACTGACACGGCAGACTCCCCCTCCAAGACTCTGGAGATGAGCTTCACGGAGGACTCGTCTCTGACAGAG ttgaTGCGTCACCGCGCGGCGTTCCTCCAGCGCCCGGGTCAGAAGCGTCAAGACGGTGAgcgtcttctcctccctcatgaAGCCATCTACCGGCTGGACTTCTCCACCCAGGACCTCCGCTTCTCCCGCTGGCACGTCAGCCTGGCGGGCCAGGGCCGGGTGACGGTCAGCGGGATCTGCCAGCTGTGGACCCCAGACCTGACCAACCTGATGACACGCCAGCTGCTGGAGCCTGTGGGAACCTTCTGGAGGAACGCGGGCGACCCCGACGACACGCCCCTCAAGTTCCTGGAGGCGGACATCCAGGAGTTTGGAGAGAGGATCGCCGAGCTAGCCAAGGTGAGGAAGGTCATGTACTTCCTGTTTGCCTTCAAGGAGGGCACGGACGCCTCCAAGCTCAGCTGCACTGTGGAGTTTGAGGAGAACTGA
- the LOC124463802 gene encoding calpain-5-like: protein MVVSYEGQSFSSLRKQCQQSGGLFEDPLFPASDQSLFYQANTIGHITWKRPKDLCSDPHLFVNGISAHDLNQGQLGNCWFVAACSSLASREALWQKVIPDWKDQEWDKPESYAGIFHFRFWRFGQWADVVIDDRLPTVNNGELVYCHSNDSNEFWSALVEKAYAKLHGCYEALDGGNTADALVDFTGGVSEPLDLVEDRLKDDQDKRSELFERVLKVHNRGGLISCSIRATSSAEMEARLECGLVKGHAYAVTDVRKVRLGHGLLAFFRSDKLTMIRMRNPWGQREWNGPWSDSSEEWQKVSKSVREQIGVTVQDDGEFWMTFDDFCEHYTDLILCRLINTSYLSFHKTWEESAMTGAWQRLDDPLTNRSGGCTNNKHTFLQNPQYVFDVKKPEDEVLVCLQQKDKRARLREGKGENLAIGFEIHRVEMNRTYRMHIPQQKVGGSVYINSRSVFLRIDLKEGRYVIIPTTFDPCLEGDFLLRTFTDVPSDSKELTVHEPPQTCWTGMCGFPSLVTQVHVLQADGLAGQDSNGASDPYVIIRCEGEKVRSPVHKDTRSPAFDTKAVFYRKKAQKPIQIEIYNRNILMDSFLGHVTLTPDSNELMQLHTVHLREGNRQDNDLPGTLTITLLTSNVLTNI, encoded by the exons ATGGTGGTGTCGTACGAAGGCCAGTCCTTCTCCTCCCTGAGGAAGCAGTGTCAGCAGAGCGGAGGTCTGTTTGAAGACCCTCTCTTCCCCGCCTCTGACCAGTCCCTCTTCTACCAGGCCAACACCATAGGCCACATCACATGGAAGAGACCCAAG gACCTGTGTTCAGATCCCCACCTGTTTGTGAATGGAATCAGCGCCCACGACCTGAACCAAGGCCAGCTGGGGAACTGCTGGTTTGTTGCCGCTTGTTCCAGCCTGGCTTCCAGAGAAGCCCTCTggcagaag GTCATTCCTGACTGGAAGGACCAGGAATGGGACAAGCCAGAATCCTACGCCGGAATCTTCCACTTCCGCTTCTGGCGTTTTGGCCAGTGGGCTGACGTAGTCATTGACGACCGGTTGCCGACGGTGAACAATGGCGAGCTGGTGTACTGTCATTCCAACGACAGCAACGAGTTCTGGAGCGCGCTGGTGGAGAAGGCTTATGCAAA gctccaTGGCTGCTACGAGGCTCTGGACGGGGGGAACACGGCTGACGCCCTGGTGGACTTCACCGGGGGCGTGTCGGAGCCCCTGGACCTGGTGGAAGACAGGCTGAAGGACGACCAGGACAAACGCAGCGAGCTGTTTGAGAGAGTCCTCAAGGTCCACAACAGAGGAGGCCTCATCAGCTGCTCCATAcgg GCGACGTCGTCGGCGGAGATGGAGGCGCGTCTGGAGTGCGGCCTGGTGAAGGGCCACGCCTACGCGGTGACGGACGTGAGGAAGGTGCGACTGGGCCACGGGCTGCTGGCCTTCTTCAGGTCCGACAAGCTCACCATGATCCGCATGAGAAACCCCTGGGGACAGAGGGAGTGGAACGGACCCTggagtgacag CTCTGAGGAGTGGCAGAAGGTGAGCAAAAGTGTGAGAGAGCAGATTGGGGTGACCGTGCAGGATGACGGAGAGTTCTG GATGACGTTTGATGACTTCTGTGAGCACTACACAGACCTGATCCTGTGTCGCCTCATCAACACGTCCTACCTGAGCTTCCACAAGACCTGGGAGGAATCCGCCATGACGGGCGCCTGGCAACGCCTCGACGACCCGCTGACCAACCGCTCGGGAGGCTGCaccaacaacaaacacaccTTCCTCCAGAacccacag tACGTGTTTGACGTGAAGAAGCCCGAGGACGAGGTGTTGGTCTGTCTTCAGCAGAAAGACAAGAGAGCTCGCCTTCGAGAGGGCAAGGGAGAAAACCTGGCTATCGGCTTCGAAATccacagg gtggagATGAACAGGACGTACCGCATGCACATCCCTCAGCAGAAGGTCGGGGGGAGTGTTTACATCAACTCCCGGAGTGTGTTCCTCCGCATCGATCTGAAAGAGGGCCGCTACGTCATCATCCCTacgacctttgacccctgtcTGGAGGGAGACTTCCTGCTCCGAACTTTCACTGATGTCCCGTCAGACAGCAA GGAGCTGACGGTGCACGAGCCCCCCCAGACCTGCTGGACGGGGATGTGTGGCTTCCCCTCCCTGGTCACCCAGGTTCACGTGCTGCAGGCCGACGGACTGGCTGGACAGGACTCCAACGGAG cctCCGACCCGTACGTGATCATCAGGTGTGAGGGGGAGAAGGTTCGCTCTCCGGTCCACAAAGACACCCGCAGCCCTGCGTTCGACACCAAGGCTGTGTTCTACAGGAAGAAGGCCCAGAAGCCCATCCAGATAGAG aTCTACAACAGGAACATCCTGATGGATTCCTtccttggtcatgtgaccttgaCCCCTGACTCCAATGAACTCATGCAGCTGCACACGGTGCACCTGAGAGAGGGAAATCGCCAAGACAACGACCTGCCCGGCACGCTCACCATCACCCTGCTGACGAGCAACGTGCTCACCAACatctga